In Rhodothermales bacterium, the genomic stretch CAATCCTCGCGAAATCTCGTTATGCCCCCGCGCGGCGGCGGGGCGATCGACGATGTGGACGTCCAGGCCGTGGCGGCGTATGTCTGGAGGCTCAGCCACCCGGCCGACCCGTTACCCGCCGGCATGTCCGACGCGCTCGTGGATCGGGGTAACCGAGTGTTTCACGGCGCCGGCAAATGCGTTACGTGCCACGGCGACGACGCTTCGGGTGAACGCGGCCCGGATCTAACGGACTCCGACTGGCTCCACGCCAAGGGGAGCTACCTGGAGATCGTGCGCACGATCGCAGCCGGCGTCCCCCTCGAACGCGCCACGCGAGGTGTTCCAATGCCACCCAGAGGCGGCTCGAACCTGAATCCAGATGAAGTTCATGCCGTCGCGGCGTATGTGTGG encodes the following:
- a CDS encoding c-type cytochrome, producing the protein MRLFSFVAVVWVSSTTMTLEAAGQAAPGALPPGVTMAMVEQGGALFHGRGMCANCHGEGATGVLGPDLTDADWLQAKGSYLSIMQVVLTGVSEAQSSRNLVMPPRGGGAIDDVDVQAVAAYVWRLSHPADPLPAGMSDALVDRGNRVFHGAGKCVTCHGDDASGERGPDLTDSDWLHAKGSYLEIVRTIAAGVPLERATRGVPMPPRGGSNLNPDEVHAVAAYVWHVSR